The proteins below come from a single Lactobacillus johnsonii genomic window:
- the gatB gene encoding Asp-tRNA(Asn)/Glu-tRNA(Gln) amidotransferase subunit GatB produces the protein MNFKSTIGLEVHFELKTKSKIFSPSPVSYGAEANTETNVIDWAMPGVLPRLNKDVYRLGIMVALATHSHVLPVTHFDRKNYFYPDNPKAYQITQFFQPLARDGYIEIEVRGKKKRIGIHEMHIEEDAGKNTHGANGYSYVDLNRQGVPLLEVVSEPDMEDPEEAYAYLTKLRQIVQFTGASDVKMEEGSMRVDTNISIRPAGQEKLGTKVEMKNLNSFDHVRRSLAYEEKRQQQVLLSGGRVQLSTRRFDEATGKTVLERVKEGDADYRYFPEPDIAPYHIKQSWIDEIEESLPESPFERRKRYVEEYGIKEYDADVILQTKESSDFYDAAVAAGADPTLAANWLNTQVNGYLNENQVGIADIKLTPEHLAEMIKMIKDGTISSKIAKKVFKESIENGTDPKKYVEDKGMVQLSDVSVLGPMVTKVVDDNPQSVEDFKNGKDRAIGFLVGQIMKQTRGKANPKVVNQLLNKELQSR, from the coding sequence ATGAATTTTAAATCGACTATTGGTCTAGAAGTCCACTTCGAATTAAAAACAAAGAGTAAGATTTTTTCTCCATCACCAGTTAGTTATGGTGCTGAAGCAAACACTGAAACTAATGTTATCGACTGGGCTATGCCTGGTGTCTTACCTCGTTTAAACAAGGACGTTTACCGTCTTGGTATTATGGTTGCTTTAGCAACTCATTCACATGTTTTACCAGTAACTCACTTTGACCGTAAGAACTATTTCTACCCAGATAACCCTAAAGCTTATCAGATTACTCAATTCTTCCAACCACTTGCTCGTGATGGTTATATCGAAATTGAAGTTCGTGGTAAGAAGAAACGCATTGGTATTCATGAAATGCACATTGAAGAAGATGCTGGTAAGAATACGCACGGTGCTAACGGTTATTCATACGTTGACTTAAACCGTCAGGGAGTTCCACTTCTTGAAGTTGTTTCTGAACCTGATATGGAAGATCCAGAAGAAGCTTATGCATATTTGACTAAATTACGTCAAATTGTTCAATTCACTGGTGCTTCTGACGTTAAGATGGAAGAAGGTTCAATGCGTGTTGATACCAACATTTCTATTCGTCCTGCAGGTCAAGAAAAGCTTGGTACCAAGGTTGAAATGAAGAACTTGAACTCATTTGACCACGTACGTCGTTCTCTTGCTTATGAAGAAAAACGTCAACAACAAGTATTACTTTCTGGTGGTAGAGTTCAACTTTCTACTCGTCGTTTTGATGAAGCTACTGGTAAGACTGTCCTAGAACGTGTTAAGGAAGGTGACGCAGACTATCGTTACTTCCCAGAACCAGATATTGCTCCTTACCATATTAAGCAAAGCTGGATTGACGAAATTGAAGAAAGTTTACCTGAATCACCATTTGAACGTCGTAAGCGTTACGTTGAAGAATATGGTATTAAGGAATACGACGCAGACGTTATTTTACAAACTAAGGAATCAAGTGACTTCTACGACGCTGCAGTTGCTGCTGGTGCAGATCCAACCTTAGCTGCTAACTGGTTAAACACTCAAGTTAATGGTTACTTGAATGAAAACCAAGTTGGCATTGCAGATATTAAGTTGACTCCAGAACACTTAGCCGAAATGATCAAGATGATCAAAGATGGTACTATTTCATCTAAGATTGCAAAGAAAGTATTTAAGGAATCTATTGAAAATGGTACTGATCCTAAGAAATACGTTGAAGATAAGGGTATGGTTCAATTATCTGACGTTTCTGTTCTTGGGCCAATGGTTACTAAAGTTGTTGATGATAACCCACAATCTGTTGAAGACTTTAAGAATGGTAAAGATCGTGCAATTGGATTCTTAGTTGGTCAAATCATGAAACAAACTCGTGGTAAAGCTAACCCTAAAGTTGTTAACCAATTGCTTAACAAGGAACTTCAAAGTCGTTAA
- the gatA gene encoding Asp-tRNA(Asn)/Glu-tRNA(Gln) amidotransferase subunit GatA, producing the protein MNYLNENIDSLNKKLQDGEITAEDLAKETVKNIKETDKKINAWITVDEEAKPAENLDFNKNKLAGIPIAIKDNIITNGMKTTAASHILYNYMPVYDATVISKLKKAQATFVGKTNMDEFAMGSSTEHSYYGETHNPWNLDKVPGGSSGGSAAAVASGEVVAALGSDTGGSIRQPAAFNGIFGIKPTYGRVSRWGLIAFGSSLDQIGVMSKRVKDSAEVLNVIAGPDEHDATVSEKEVPDYTSFLGQDVKGLRVAVPKEYMDAVDGEMREVIQKQIDVLKNAGAIINEVSLPHTKYVVPTYYIVASSEASSNLQRYDGIRYGYRAKDTKNLLDVYVKSRSEGFGDEVKRRIMLGSFALSAGAYDEFFKKAAQVRTLICRDFEKIFEENDVIVGPTTTEPAFGIGEEISDPIKMYNNDLLTISANLAGIPAASVPAGLVDGMPAGLQIMAKRFDEGNVFKVADFIERNNKFYEKTPTGMED; encoded by the coding sequence ATGAATTACTTAAATGAAAACATTGACTCATTAAATAAAAAATTACAAGATGGCGAAATAACAGCTGAAGACCTAGCTAAGGAAACAGTTAAAAATATTAAAGAAACAGACAAAAAGATTAATGCCTGGATTACTGTTGATGAAGAAGCAAAGCCAGCAGAAAATTTGGATTTTAATAAAAATAAATTAGCTGGTATTCCTATTGCTATCAAGGATAATATTATTACTAATGGTATGAAAACTACAGCAGCTAGTCACATTCTTTACAACTATATGCCCGTTTATGATGCTACTGTAATTAGTAAATTAAAGAAGGCACAAGCAACTTTTGTTGGTAAGACTAACATGGATGAATTTGCAATGGGTTCATCTACTGAACACTCTTACTATGGTGAAACACATAATCCATGGAACTTGGATAAAGTTCCTGGTGGTTCATCCGGTGGTTCTGCAGCTGCAGTTGCGAGCGGTGAAGTTGTTGCAGCTCTTGGATCAGATACTGGTGGTTCTATTCGTCAACCAGCTGCCTTTAACGGTATTTTTGGTATTAAGCCAACCTACGGTAGAGTATCACGTTGGGGACTTATCGCTTTTGGTTCTTCATTGGATCAAATTGGTGTAATGAGTAAGCGTGTTAAGGATTCAGCTGAAGTATTAAACGTAATTGCTGGTCCTGATGAACATGATGCAACTGTTTCTGAAAAAGAAGTACCTGATTACACTAGCTTCTTAGGCCAAGATGTTAAAGGCTTACGTGTGGCTGTTCCTAAGGAATACATGGATGCTGTTGACGGTGAAATGCGCGAAGTTATCCAAAAACAAATCGATGTTTTGAAGAATGCCGGTGCAATTATTAACGAAGTTTCATTGCCACATACTAAGTATGTTGTTCCTACTTATTACATTGTTGCTTCTAGTGAAGCTTCTTCAAACCTTCAAAGATATGATGGTATCCGCTATGGCTACCGTGCAAAGGACACTAAGAACTTATTAGATGTTTATGTAAAATCAAGAAGTGAAGGCTTTGGTGACGAAGTTAAGCGTCGTATTATGCTTGGTTCTTTTGCTTTATCAGCTGGTGCATATGATGAATTCTTCAAGAAGGCTGCACAAGTTAGAACATTAATTTGCCGCGACTTTGAAAAGATTTTTGAAGAAAACGATGTTATTGTTGGACCAACTACTACTGAGCCAGCATTTGGTATTGGTGAAGAAATTTCTGATCCAATTAAGATGTACAATAATGATCTTTTAACTATTTCAGCTAACTTAGCTGGTATTCCAGCAGCTAGCGTGCCTGCAGGCTTAGTTGATGGTATGCCTGCTGGTCTTCAAATTATGGCTAAGCGTTTTGATGAAGGAAATGTATTTAAAGTTGCTGATTTCATTGAACGTAATAATAAATTCTACGAAAAAACACCTACAGGAATGGAGGATTAA
- the gatC gene encoding Asp-tRNA(Asn)/Glu-tRNA(Gln) amidotransferase subunit GatC yields MKITKDEINHVAALSRLEFGEDEIDKFTEQMGDIINMAHQLAEVDTEGVPETVQVVDRETDFREDKPEHWESRAELMKNVPEKADGFIKVPVIIDKDDNE; encoded by the coding sequence GTGAAAATTACAAAAGATGAAATCAATCACGTTGCAGCACTATCTCGACTTGAGTTTGGTGAAGACGAAATTGATAAGTTTACTGAACAAATGGGTGACATTATCAATATGGCACATCAATTAGCCGAAGTTGATACTGAAGGAGTTCCTGAAACTGTTCAAGTTGTTGATCGAGAGACTGACTTTAGAGAAGACAAGCCTGAACATTGGGAAAGTCGCGCAGAATTAATGAAGAATGTTCCTGAAAAAGCTGATGGCTTCATTAAGGTGCCAGTAATTATTGATAAGGATGATAATGAATAA
- a CDS encoding CamS family sex pheromone protein: MKRFLQIALLLATGLSLSACGNLKNSDLANNPTTSTTKKKSYQTTSTSKNGYNVLLKDGEYVTSPIEGTTENTSDNNVDSRALESGLIDLSHNTFSSSKYVFQEGQKISVADATDWLGRKSKSNPEGLNAEKSNKKNSYNPIILDQILEQDFLTKSNSSYKMDGMSVGLALNSVDYYQKVKDGPQYHKDISRTEQETFGKEAANKLVSYLRKKKGLKDIPILVGLFSKTSKDSLVGGNYFAYGIADANSSKINDWKTVNNRSQVLPTVGSEKAINSTDAASFSDFKAAIQGYFPNISGVTATVHYQNKTLTQMNITVTTQFFGYAQIESFSRLVLSAAKKYLPKDAPIEIKINSVNDTQALIAKNSADDSYYVHVFGGE; encoded by the coding sequence TTGAAAAGATTTTTGCAAATAGCACTACTACTAGCAACTGGGTTAAGTTTAAGTGCATGTGGCAATTTAAAAAATTCTGATCTTGCCAATAACCCTACTACTTCTACAACAAAGAAAAAAAGTTATCAAACTACCAGTACTAGTAAAAATGGGTATAATGTTCTTTTAAAAGATGGAGAGTATGTAACTAGTCCAATTGAAGGAACAACTGAAAATACTAGTGATAATAATGTAGATAGTCGTGCTTTAGAATCTGGGTTAATTGATTTATCTCACAATACTTTTTCAAGTAGTAAGTATGTTTTTCAAGAAGGACAAAAAATTTCGGTTGCTGATGCTACTGATTGGCTAGGAAGAAAGTCTAAAAGTAATCCAGAAGGTCTAAATGCGGAAAAAAGTAATAAAAAGAATTCGTATAATCCTATTATTTTAGATCAAATTTTAGAACAAGATTTTTTGACTAAATCTAATTCTAGTTACAAAATGGATGGTATGAGTGTTGGGCTAGCTCTTAACTCGGTTGATTACTACCAAAAAGTTAAAGATGGTCCCCAATATCATAAAGATATTTCTCGTACAGAACAGGAGACTTTTGGTAAAGAAGCCGCTAATAAGTTGGTTTCGTATTTACGTAAAAAGAAGGGATTAAAAGATATCCCAATTTTGGTTGGACTTTTTAGTAAAACCAGTAAAGATTCTCTTGTAGGTGGAAATTACTTTGCATATGGAATTGCTGATGCAAATAGTAGTAAAATAAATGATTGGAAAACAGTCAATAATCGTAGTCAAGTGCTACCGACTGTTGGAAGCGAAAAAGCAATCAATTCTACTGATGCAGCTTCATTTAGTGATTTTAAAGCAGCTATTCAAGGTTACTTCCCTAATATTAGTGGGGTAACAGCGACTGTTCATTATCAAAATAAAACTTTGACACAAATGAACATTACTGTAACTACCCAATTCTTTGGTTATGCGCAGATTGAGAGTTTTTCAAGACTTGTATTGTCAGCTGCTAAGAAGTACTTACCTAAGGATGCACCAATAGAAATTAAGATTAATTCTGTTAATGATACGCAGGCATTAATCGCTAAGAATTCCGCAGACGATAGTTATTATGTCCACGTCTTTGGCGGTGAATAG
- the ligA gene encoding NAD-dependent DNA ligase LigA, producing the protein MAVLTHSEASQKVDELRKKLDKWADDYYAKDAPVVEDAVYDKTYQELVELEQKFPDLVTADSITQRVGGEIKSDLSKVEHPVPMLSMGDVFSKDELKEFDERITKLVGHPVAYNVELKIDGLSLSLEYTDGKLTRASTRGNGRVGEDVTANAKFIKDIPQTLPEPLTTEVRGECYMEKEAFATLNAERDEKGEQVFANPRNAAAGSLRQLDARITKKRNLSTFIYTWVNPPRNITSQHQAIDEMNRLGFHTNQSGRRFESMDEVFKFIDEYTAKRNDLSYGIDGIVLKVDDLSLQNELGNTVKVPRWEIAYKFPPEEQETVVRNIEWTVGRTGVVTPTAVMDPVKLAGTIVSRASLHNPDYLREKGVRIGDTVKLHKAGDIIPEISSVVLSKRPKDSKPYEIPNVCPSCGETLVHLQDEVALRCINPMCPAQIEEGIIHFASRGAMNIMGLGPRIVKQLIDKGFINDVADLYHLTPDQLGQLDHFKEKSITNLLSSIENSKQNSAELLLYGLGIDHVGAKAARLILEKYKNLEKVSQLTVPELTSIDTIGETIAESLTAYFNQPSAQKLLQELRDSGLNMEYLGTVEEEAPDNFFKEKTVVLTGKLSAFTRSEFTKKLQDLGAKVTGSVSKKTDYLIYGADAGSKKDKAEKLQVPMLTEQEAIAKIEK; encoded by the coding sequence ATGGCAGTTTTAACTCATAGTGAGGCTTCTCAGAAAGTCGATGAATTAAGAAAAAAGCTCGATAAATGGGCAGATGATTATTATGCAAAAGATGCTCCGGTAGTTGAAGATGCAGTATATGATAAGACCTATCAGGAATTAGTAGAATTAGAGCAGAAATTTCCTGACTTAGTAACTGCTGATTCAATTACCCAACGAGTTGGTGGAGAGATTAAAAGCGATCTTTCTAAAGTTGAACACCCCGTTCCGATGCTTTCAATGGGGGATGTTTTCTCAAAAGATGAGCTTAAAGAATTTGACGAAAGAATTACGAAATTAGTTGGTCACCCAGTAGCTTATAATGTGGAATTAAAAATTGATGGATTATCTTTATCCTTAGAATATACTGATGGAAAATTAACACGTGCTTCTACAAGAGGAAATGGCCGTGTTGGTGAAGATGTAACAGCTAATGCCAAATTTATTAAAGATATTCCTCAAACATTACCTGAACCTTTAACAACTGAGGTTCGTGGTGAATGCTACATGGAGAAAGAAGCATTTGCAACCTTAAATGCAGAACGTGATGAAAAAGGAGAGCAGGTTTTTGCTAATCCTCGAAATGCTGCTGCTGGTTCTTTAAGACAATTAGATGCTCGAATTACTAAAAAAAGAAATTTAAGTACTTTTATTTATACTTGGGTTAATCCACCAAGAAACATTACAAGTCAACATCAAGCGATTGATGAAATGAATCGATTAGGATTTCATACTAATCAGTCTGGACGACGTTTTGAATCAATGGACGAAGTATTTAAGTTTATTGATGAATATACCGCTAAACGTAATGATTTAAGTTATGGAATTGATGGTATTGTTTTAAAAGTTGACGACTTAAGTTTACAAAATGAACTGGGTAATACTGTAAAAGTACCTCGCTGGGAAATTGCCTATAAGTTTCCACCAGAAGAGCAAGAGACTGTAGTTAGAAATATTGAATGGACAGTTGGCCGAACTGGAGTAGTAACACCTACTGCAGTAATGGATCCAGTTAAACTTGCTGGAACTATTGTCTCTCGTGCGTCTTTACATAATCCAGACTACCTAAGAGAAAAGGGCGTAAGAATTGGCGATACAGTTAAATTGCATAAAGCTGGAGATATTATTCCAGAAATTTCTAGTGTTGTTTTAAGCAAAAGACCTAAAGATAGTAAGCCGTATGAGATTCCAAATGTTTGTCCTTCATGTGGAGAAACTTTAGTTCACTTGCAAGATGAAGTAGCACTTCGTTGTATTAATCCGATGTGTCCAGCTCAAATTGAAGAAGGAATTATTCATTTTGCTTCACGTGGAGCGATGAATATTATGGGACTTGGTCCTAGAATTGTTAAACAGTTAATTGATAAGGGATTTATTAATGATGTAGCTGACTTATATCATTTAACTCCGGACCAACTAGGACAACTCGATCACTTTAAGGAAAAATCAATTACTAATTTATTGTCTTCTATTGAAAATAGTAAGCAAAACTCTGCTGAATTATTACTGTACGGCTTAGGAATTGATCATGTTGGTGCTAAGGCGGCTAGATTAATTTTGGAAAAATATAAAAATTTGGAAAAGGTTAGTCAATTAACAGTGCCAGAATTAACAAGTATCGATACAATAGGAGAGACGATTGCGGAGTCATTAACAGCATATTTTAATCAACCAAGCGCACAGAAACTACTACAAGAATTGCGTGACAGTGGATTAAATATGGAATATTTAGGAACAGTTGAAGAAGAAGCACCAGATAATTTCTTTAAGGAAAAGACAGTAGTTCTAACTGGAAAATTATCTGCCTTTACTCGAAGTGAATTTACTAAGAAGCTTCAGGATCTTGGTGCAAAAGTCACTGGGTCAGTTTCTAAGAAGACAGATTATTTGATCTACGGAGCAGATGCGGGCTCTAAAAAAGATAAGGCTGAAAAACTTCAAGTTCCAATGTTAACTGAACAAGAAGCAATTGCAAAAATTGAAAAATAA
- the pcrA gene encoding DNA helicase PcrA yields MSEETILAGLNPQQKKAVQCTEGPLLVVAGAGSGKTSVLTRRIAYLIEEKGVAPWNVLAITFTNKAATEMKERVQKLLGPAADSVWMSTFHALCVRILRRDAEKIGYSNNFSIADSAEQLTLIKRIEKDLNINPKMYDPKAILGAISNGKNDLLTPKDFKDQAASPFEKVTAQVYSEYQHRLKRDQIMDFDDLIMQTLVLFKKDQETLHYYQNKFRYILVDEYQDTNEAQYQLCVALAAQYKNICVVGDADQSIYGWRGANMENILNFEHDYQDDEVTTIKLEQNYRSTGHILDAANSVIKNNLKRKPKKLWTDKGAGDKIDYYRAQSGNDEALFIISKIKEEIKEHQRDYKDFAVLYRTNAQSRNVEEALVKANIPYRIVGGHKFYDRKEIKDILAYLKVVANPADSMSFNRIINVPKRGLGPTTMAKFNGFANDNDFTVEETFKNLSLAPITGRPARTLATFGTALKDAIEYSKTHGVTGLTEKILADFGYKEALENEHTIEADTRLENLNEFLTVTKRFDDNYEPEDEDSTALGDFLSEISLLSDQDDLENQDNQVALMTLHAAKGLEFPVVFLVGMEEGLFPLSRAAEDPSELEEERRLAYVGITRAEKKLYITNAFSRMMYGRPQRNQPSRFIDEIEDKDLEFVNPMPSNSVMSVPFAINRKEQANSHVYPPKITIEEAKKATGAVGAEKKSWNVGNQVSHKAWGKGVVVKVNGTGEDMELDIAFASQGVKRLLAAFAPIKKI; encoded by the coding sequence ATGAGCGAAGAAACAATTCTTGCAGGATTAAATCCTCAGCAGAAAAAAGCTGTGCAGTGTACTGAAGGTCCACTTTTAGTAGTTGCTGGAGCTGGTAGTGGAAAAACATCAGTTTTAACACGTCGAATTGCCTATTTAATTGAAGAAAAGGGCGTTGCTCCATGGAATGTTTTAGCCATTACTTTTACTAATAAGGCTGCAACTGAAATGAAAGAACGTGTCCAAAAGTTATTAGGGCCAGCAGCTGACAGTGTCTGGATGTCAACTTTTCATGCTTTATGTGTCCGTATTTTACGTCGTGATGCAGAAAAAATTGGCTACTCTAATAATTTTTCAATTGCCGATTCTGCAGAGCAATTGACATTAATTAAACGAATTGAAAAGGATCTTAATATTAATCCTAAAATGTATGATCCAAAAGCAATTTTAGGTGCTATTTCGAATGGAAAAAATGACTTACTTACTCCAAAAGACTTTAAGGATCAAGCAGCTAGTCCGTTTGAAAAAGTAACAGCGCAAGTATATAGCGAATATCAACATCGCTTAAAGCGTGATCAAATTATGGATTTTGATGATTTAATTATGCAAACTCTAGTCTTATTTAAGAAGGACCAAGAAACTTTGCATTATTATCAAAATAAATTCCGCTATATTTTAGTGGATGAGTACCAGGATACAAATGAAGCACAGTATCAACTTTGTGTTGCGCTAGCTGCTCAATATAAAAATATTTGTGTTGTTGGGGATGCAGATCAGTCTATCTATGGTTGGCGCGGAGCTAACATGGAAAATATTCTTAATTTTGAACATGACTATCAGGATGATGAAGTTACTACTATTAAATTGGAGCAAAATTACCGCTCTACTGGCCATATTCTTGATGCAGCTAACTCAGTAATTAAAAATAATCTGAAACGTAAACCTAAGAAACTTTGGACTGATAAAGGTGCTGGCGATAAAATCGATTATTACCGTGCTCAAAGTGGAAATGATGAAGCACTGTTTATCATTTCAAAGATTAAAGAAGAAATAAAAGAACATCAAAGAGACTACAAGGATTTTGCTGTTCTTTATCGGACCAATGCTCAATCACGTAATGTCGAAGAAGCGCTAGTTAAAGCTAATATTCCGTATCGGATTGTTGGAGGACATAAGTTCTACGATCGAAAAGAAATTAAAGATATTTTGGCTTATTTAAAAGTTGTCGCAAATCCTGCGGATTCAATGAGTTTTAATCGAATTATTAATGTACCAAAACGTGGTTTGGGTCCAACTACGATGGCTAAGTTTAACGGTTTTGCTAATGATAATGACTTTACAGTAGAAGAGACTTTTAAGAATTTGAGCTTAGCACCAATTACGGGTCGCCCAGCTAGAACCTTAGCTACTTTTGGAACGGCCTTAAAAGATGCAATCGAATATAGTAAGACGCATGGTGTAACAGGGTTAACGGAAAAAATATTAGCGGATTTCGGCTATAAAGAAGCTTTAGAAAATGAACACACAATTGAAGCAGATACTAGATTAGAAAACTTAAATGAATTTCTGACTGTTACTAAGCGTTTTGATGATAATTATGAGCCCGAAGATGAAGATTCAACAGCTTTAGGTGATTTTCTTTCAGAGATCTCATTATTAAGTGATCAAGATGATTTAGAAAATCAAGATAACCAAGTTGCATTGATGACTCTTCATGCTGCTAAGGGACTAGAGTTTCCAGTGGTCTTCTTGGTTGGAATGGAAGAGGGACTCTTCCCACTTTCAAGAGCAGCAGAAGATCCAAGTGAACTTGAAGAAGAACGTCGACTAGCCTATGTAGGAATTACACGAGCTGAAAAAAAACTCTACATAACCAATGCTTTTTCTAGAATGATGTATGGCCGTCCGCAACGTAATCAACCATCACGATTTATTGATGAGATTGAAGATAAGGATTTAGAATTTGTTAACCCAATGCCATCTAATTCTGTCATGTCTGTTCCTTTTGCTATTAATAGAAAGGAACAAGCTAATTCTCATGTTTACCCTCCAAAGATTACAATTGAGGAGGCTAAGAAAGCAACTGGTGCAGTTGGAGCTGAGAAAAAGTCCTGGAATGTCGGTAACCAAGTTTCCCATAAGGCATGGGGAAAAGGTGTTGTAGTTAAAGTTAACGGTACTGGCGAAGATATGGAATTAGATATTGCCTTTGCTAGCCAAGGAGTGAAACGCCTTTTAGCTGCCTTTGCACCAATTAAAAAGATATAA
- a CDS encoding glycoside hydrolase family 73 protein yields the protein MSRRRRQKNIQYIIARAFAICFTLVIILSGFLYWRQHTVNNERLRQAQLEKERSLQSKEKFIKVVAPIAQRTDKPYGLFPSVTIAQACLESNFGQSELSRKYNNLFGVKGMDPNTSRELTTSEFVNDHWETVTGRFRVYDTYEESIEAHTSLFVNGTTWNRNQYQHVLAAKDYATQAQALETDGYATDPGYAKKLIDIIKEFNLTQYD from the coding sequence ATGTCGCGTAGACGCCGTCAAAAAAATATTCAGTATATAATTGCAAGAGCATTTGCGATTTGTTTTACTTTGGTAATAATTTTATCAGGCTTTTTGTACTGGCGTCAGCACACTGTGAATAATGAGCGATTACGTCAGGCACAATTAGAAAAAGAACGATCTCTTCAAAGCAAAGAAAAGTTTATTAAAGTAGTAGCTCCAATTGCCCAAAGGACTGACAAGCCTTATGGACTCTTTCCAAGTGTTACAATCGCGCAAGCCTGTCTAGAAAGCAATTTTGGTCAGAGTGAGCTTTCTAGAAAATACAATAATTTATTTGGCGTTAAGGGAATGGATCCGAATACAAGTCGCGAGTTAACGACCTCTGAGTTTGTTAATGATCATTGGGAAACTGTTACGGGGCGTTTTCGAGTTTACGATACTTATGAAGAATCAATCGAGGCACATACAAGCCTATTTGTGAATGGAACTACTTGGAATAGAAACCAATATCAGCATGTTTTAGCTGCCAAAGATTATGCCACTCAAGCACAAGCATTAGAAACAGATGGATATGCGACAGATCCAGGTTATGCAAAAAAATTAATTGATATAATTAAAGAATTCAATTTAACACAATATGATTAA
- a CDS encoding ECF transporter S component: MISKKTFRIAISAIFVAIILVQTFVPYIGYIRILPGLPSITTIPLTVALAGCLMGPGFGASIGLFWGLLSMFVAYTQPGDIVSMLLFRNILIALVPRTAAGFIAGMIGQAAKDDSKFQKTVVYTITGLCTSLTNTLLVVGITSLWYMKDPSVLLHSLGQTQNSAPLIAILISVLGINGIVEAIFTAVLTPAIAMPLKQVMKRKMS, encoded by the coding sequence ATGATTAGTAAGAAGACTTTTAGAATTGCCATCAGTGCTATTTTTGTTGCAATTATTTTAGTTCAGACCTTTGTCCCTTATATTGGCTACATCCGGATTTTGCCAGGATTACCCTCTATTACAACTATTCCTTTAACAGTTGCATTGGCCGGATGTTTAATGGGACCAGGTTTTGGAGCATCAATTGGTTTATTTTGGGGCTTATTGAGTATGTTTGTTGCATATACGCAACCAGGTGACATTGTCAGCATGCTTTTATTCCGAAACATTCTTATTGCTTTAGTTCCTCGGACAGCTGCGGGTTTTATCGCAGGAATGATTGGACAAGCGGCAAAGGATGATTCAAAATTTCAAAAGACTGTTGTTTATACAATCACGGGATTATGTACTTCTTTGACTAATACGCTACTTGTGGTTGGTATTACTAGTCTTTGGTACATGAAGGATCCCTCTGTTTTACTTCATTCATTAGGTCAAACTCAAAATTCAGCTCCTTTAATTGCTATTTTAATTAGCGTTTTAGGCATTAATGGTATTGTAGAAGCAATCTTTACTGCTGTTCTTACGCCGGCAATTGCGATGCCTTTGAAGCAAGTGATGAAAAGGAAGATGAGTTAA
- a CDS encoding SprT family protein translates to MNQAELQKLVEEISLRYFHAPFKHEVKINNRMTTTGGRYFLKDHHIDINGHFLDKKYYADLVGIIKHELTHYHLHLAGRGYQHRNRDFKNLLAAVGGSRYTPDIGLRRRQNRNYIYECKNCHFQYPRVRKVNTKKYRCGKCGGRLTLIRKNK, encoded by the coding sequence ATGAATCAAGCAGAGTTACAAAAATTAGTAGAAGAAATTTCTTTACGGTATTTTCATGCTCCCTTTAAACATGAAGTTAAAATTAATAATCGAATGACAACGACGGGCGGAAGATACTTTTTAAAGGATCATCATATTGATATTAACGGTCATTTTTTAGATAAAAAATATTATGCAGATTTAGTTGGAATAATTAAGCATGAGTTAACGCATTATCACTTACATTTAGCGGGTCGCGGTTATCAGCATCGTAATCGTGATTTTAAGAATTTGCTTGCTGCTGTTGGAGGTAGTCGTTATACGCCTGATATTGGTTTACGACGTCGACAAAATCGAAATTATATTTATGAATGTAAAAATTGTCATTTTCAGTATCCTCGCGTTCGTAAAGTAAATACAAAAAAATATAGATGTGGCAAATGCGGCGGAAGATTAACATTAATCAGAAAAAATAAATAA